One window of the Deltaproteobacteria bacterium genome contains the following:
- a CDS encoding response regulator, producing MGKILLVDDDQSARVTLSIALKSAGFSVEIVDNGRKALQRLGEDSYEWVISDVNMPDLDGVELVRKIREQDHEIRIVLISAFRSPDEIQGLQIQGFLEKPINVRKLYAILRNEPVSEEEEFAPRINRTSSEFLHEEDRRSKDPEIIQFKDEMEKQEFEKMSFNVYELLEKKVEERTQELLEKQRNLEDAYYELRKTKRYLENLIDASPNCIISTDIEMGILSCNTAAEETFGYTRDELLGQSMAALRAPEAEEMSHEIYARTLEAGSWTGEIAGRRRDGEVFPLSLVTSRVVDEEGRIIAILEMSREITEEKKMEQQLLYAEKLSVLGQLAPKIAHEINNPLHVISANAQLGLMVIDDKEKVRSCLHKVFNETDRIEHLTRQLMDVARPTELNIRELSVVDLLENALLFLRDVGEIKRLEVHKEYSERLPKIHADQAQMEQVFRNLILNASQAMEESAEKCLTVAVRPAEDSDFIEVLISDTGCGIPEEYREQIFEPFFTTKKVGKGNGLGMPIIRGIVQRHQGRIEVESEVGAGSTFHIFLRVNCSGRADPLSAGTHHGRMPDAGEEKVGAGIGWNRE from the coding sequence ATGGGAAAGATTTTACTGGTGGATGACGATCAAAGCGCTCGGGTGACACTCTCCATTGCACTGAAAAGTGCGGGGTTCTCCGTCGAGATTGTCGATAACGGACGCAAGGCTCTGCAGCGGCTCGGTGAAGACAGTTACGAATGGGTGATTTCCGATGTCAACATGCCGGATCTGGACGGTGTGGAACTGGTCCGAAAGATCCGGGAGCAGGATCACGAGATCCGGATTGTTCTGATCAGCGCCTTCCGCTCTCCCGATGAGATTCAGGGATTGCAGATTCAGGGGTTTCTCGAAAAACCGATCAACGTCCGGAAACTTTATGCAATTCTGCGCAATGAACCGGTTTCGGAGGAAGAGGAGTTTGCACCCCGGATCAATCGGACGAGCAGTGAGTTCCTGCATGAAGAAGACCGGAGGTCGAAAGATCCGGAAATCATTCAGTTCAAGGATGAGATGGAAAAACAGGAGTTCGAAAAGATGAGTTTTAATGTCTACGAACTTCTGGAAAAGAAGGTCGAAGAACGAACGCAGGAACTCTTAGAAAAGCAGCGAAATCTCGAAGACGCCTATTATGAATTGCGGAAGACAAAGCGGTATCTGGAAAACCTGATTGATGCCTCTCCGAATTGCATTATCTCTACGGATATCGAGATGGGAATTCTCAGTTGTAATACGGCGGCCGAAGAGACCTTCGGCTATACCCGGGATGAACTCTTGGGACAGAGCATGGCCGCCCTTCGAGCGCCGGAGGCGGAAGAGATGAGTCATGAAATTTATGCCCGGACTCTGGAGGCGGGGAGCTGGACCGGTGAGATCGCGGGGCGACGGCGTGACGGAGAGGTTTTCCCCTTGTCCCTCGTGACCTCCCGGGTTGTGGATGAAGAGGGAAGAATCATCGCGATCCTGGAGATGTCCCGGGAGATCACGGAAGAGAAAAAGATGGAGCAACAGCTCCTCTATGCGGAAAAGTTGAGTGTGTTAGGGCAGCTCGCACCGAAGATTGCTCATGAAATTAATAACCCGCTCCATGTGATTTCCGCGAATGCCCAACTCGGTTTGATGGTGATCGACGACAAGGAAAAGGTCCGGTCCTGCCTGCACAAGGTCTTCAACGAAACGGATCGAATCGAGCATTTGACCCGGCAGTTAATGGATGTTGCCCGGCCCACGGAATTGAACATCCGAGAACTCTCGGTGGTGGATCTTCTCGAAAATGCGCTCCTTTTTCTGAGGGACGTGGGGGAAATCAAGCGGTTGGAGGTTCACAAAGAGTACAGTGAGAGGCTTCCGAAGATCCATGCCGATCAGGCCCAGATGGAGCAGGTTTTTCGAAATCTGATACTCAATGCTTCGCAGGCGATGGAAGAATCGGCAGAGAAGTGTTTGACGGTGGCTGTGCGTCCGGCGGAGGATTCAGACTTTATTGAGGTTCTGATTTCCGATACGGGGTGTGGGATCCCGGAAGAATACAGGGAACAGATCTTTGAGCCCTTTTTTACCACGAAAAAAGTCGGCAAGGGGAACGGGCTCGGTATGCCGATCATCCGGGGGATTGTCCAGCGGCATCAGGGACGGATCGAGGTGGAAAGTGAAGTGGGCGCCGGTTCGACGTTCCATATCTTTCTTCGAGTGAATTGCAGCGGGCGGGCGGACCCATTGTCCGCCGGAACGCATCATGGCAGGATGCCGGATGCCGGCGAAGAGAAGGTGGGAGCAGGGATCGGATGGAACCGGGAATGA
- a CDS encoding PAS domain-containing protein — protein MKSKSDKELELLSRALETFHQASGQLEQSYSQLEEKVEVLTRELEKKNRDLVRNLEEKEKMKCYLHNILESLRTGVIVLDLSCRITVCNRAVEELICESPQTIRKKGLASVLGTAGRGSKDQEDLRSLMKMLDQTSIVRVNGRQERTIHLSTSVLNDEEENVIGGIILLKDVTEIRRLEEEAARRNRLTSMGEMAANIAHEIRNPLGGIELFASLLKEELKDDPDRAVLVSNISAGVQSLNHILSNLLYYSRPLRPVFLPLSVQGILDESLVFAGHLLGQKGIRWSCEHAGEDRELISDGELLKQIFMNLILNAVQAMPGGGDLRVTSEIGEKEVEFRIADNGPGIPEESLQRIFHPFYTTRPKGTGLGLAIVHQLVETLGGKISVESRVGEGTTFFIVFPLAGGSSGSGMGILTSRIREVPGVISAS, from the coding sequence ATGAAAAGTAAATCGGACAAGGAACTGGAACTTTTAAGCCGTGCCCTGGAGACTTTTCACCAGGCTTCGGGGCAATTGGAACAGTCCTACAGCCAGTTGGAAGAGAAGGTCGAAGTCCTGACCCGGGAATTGGAGAAGAAGAACCGGGATCTGGTACGAAACCTGGAAGAAAAAGAAAAAATGAAATGCTATCTCCACAACATTCTGGAGAGTCTGCGAACGGGCGTGATTGTCCTTGACCTTTCTTGCCGGATTACCGTCTGCAATCGTGCCGTGGAGGAACTGATCTGCGAGTCGCCGCAGACAATCCGCAAGAAGGGGTTGGCATCTGTTCTCGGGACTGCGGGACGCGGTTCCAAAGATCAGGAAGATTTGAGATCTCTGATGAAGATGCTCGACCAAACGTCGATCGTACGGGTCAATGGACGGCAGGAACGGACCATCCATCTCTCCACCTCCGTGCTGAACGACGAAGAGGAGAACGTGATCGGCGGGATTATCCTCCTGAAGGATGTCACGGAGATTCGGAGACTGGAAGAGGAGGCGGCCCGGCGCAACCGGTTAACCTCCATGGGGGAGATGGCCGCAAATATTGCACATGAGATCCGTAATCCCCTGGGGGGGATTGAACTCTTTGCTTCTCTGCTGAAGGAAGAACTGAAGGATGATCCCGATCGTGCAGTTTTGGTCAGTAACATCAGTGCCGGTGTGCAAAGCCTGAATCATATTCTTTCCAACCTGCTCTACTACAGCCGGCCGTTGCGACCGGTTTTTCTCCCCCTGTCGGTGCAGGGGATCCTGGATGAGTCCCTGGTCTTTGCCGGGCATCTGTTGGGGCAGAAGGGGATCCGCTGGAGTTGTGAGCATGCGGGAGAGGACCGGGAATTGATCAGCGATGGGGAACTGCTGAAACAAATTTTTATGAACCTGATCTTAAATGCGGTACAGGCAATGCCCGGAGGAGGAGATCTGCGGGTGACTTCTGAGATCGGAGAAAAGGAAGTGGAATTCCGTATTGCCGACAACGGCCCGGGGATTCCGGAAGAAAGCCTTCAGAGGATCTTTCATCCCTTTTATACGACACGGCCCAAAGGAACCGGGTTGGGGCTGGCGATTGTCCACCAGTTGGTGGAGACCCTCGGCGGGAAGATTTCCGTGGAGAGCCGCGTCGGCGAAGGGACCACTTTTTTTATTGTTTTTCCTTTGGCCGGCGGTTCCTCAGGGTCGGGGATGGGCATCCTGACATCCCGGATACGGGAAGTCCCGGGCGTTATATCGGCGTCATGA
- the fliE gene encoding flagellar hook-basal body complex protein FliE produces MQKIGMEQPLSILRGDSPAGKAGKEVQKGTFADLLKHSIHEVDQVQKDAVRAAENLAVGKTENIHETMIALKKAELSFKMMMQVRNKIVKAYEEIMRMQV; encoded by the coding sequence ATGCAAAAGATCGGCATGGAACAGCCTCTTTCCATTCTCCGGGGAGATTCGCCGGCGGGGAAAGCGGGGAAGGAAGTTCAAAAAGGCACTTTCGCTGATTTGCTGAAGCATTCGATTCACGAGGTTGATCAGGTGCAGAAAGATGCGGTCCGGGCCGCCGAGAACCTGGCCGTGGGCAAGACGGAGAATATTCATGAAACCATGATTGCTCTGAAAAAGGCGGAGCTCTCTTTCAAAATGATGATGCAGGTACGCAACAAGATTGTGAAGGCTTATGAAGAGATCATGCGGATGCAGGTCTGA
- the flgC gene encoding flagellar basal body rod protein FlgC — MDFFDAMNISASALNAQRERMNVVASNLANIHTTRTPDGGPYRKKSVVFEAQSLGSPFDSMLQDRLREQVQGVRVAGIESSNKPPLRVYDPSHPDADKDGYVLKPDINLMSEIVDMISASRSFEADVSAVKTSKNMALKALEIGR, encoded by the coding sequence ATGGATTTTTTTGATGCAATGAACATCAGCGCGTCGGCGCTGAACGCACAGCGAGAAAGGATGAACGTTGTGGCGAGCAACCTGGCGAATATTCACACCACCCGCACGCCCGATGGGGGTCCTTACCGTAAAAAGAGCGTCGTCTTTGAAGCGCAGAGCCTCGGCAGCCCCTTTGACAGTATGCTTCAGGACCGGCTGCGGGAACAGGTGCAGGGGGTCCGGGTGGCTGGAATCGAGTCGAGCAATAAACCCCCGCTTCGAGTCTACGATCCCTCCCATCCAGATGCGGATAAAGATGGGTATGTACTGAAACCGGACATCAATCTGATGTCGGAGATCGTCGATATGATTTCCGCTTCCCGTTCTTTCGAGGCGGATGTCAGCGCGGTGAAAACCTCCAAGAACATGGCGTTGAAGGCCTTGGAAATAGGTCGTTAA
- the fliF gene encoding flagellar M-ring protein FliF encodes MAESKSNFLAGLGELPTPKKILILGLLGTAAAGFIFFIISLQKPSYVLLYSGLNATDASAVVDELRKERVPYEIGAEGGSILVPGDKLYEARLSLAGKGLPQNGVGFEIFDKVNIGTTEFVQKMNYQRAMQGELARTISQIDGVERSRVHISIPQESVFVEDQQKTTASVFLKLKPGFRLVDKQAKGISYLVAGAVEGLSAENVTIMDTEGRILSGPQDEDSALGLSSSQAEMQRNLEKHLEKNIRTMLEKVIGPGKVAAQVSATLNFKQVHKTEEIYDPNVTAVRSEQTSKEKTSGQNAVPSGVPGVASNVPGQGGGASSGLSSKTSQRQSDTVNYEINKVTRQVIDPVGTIKRLTVAVLVDGTYKAVKGSKELQYTPQTKEQMAKYETLIKGVVGFDASRGDEIHIENIPFQRGSDEAWVDKGDSGGIISPMMIIVLRYVLVLLFGILFLLFFVKPLVNWLTAQSTGGGYPATVGELESALNAKMLPGMNANTQENMKEEIHQLVKDDPALATTLVREWLNERG; translated from the coding sequence ATGGCGGAATCCAAGAGTAATTTTCTTGCCGGCCTGGGAGAACTTCCCACGCCGAAGAAGATCCTGATTCTGGGGCTCCTCGGAACGGCGGCCGCCGGATTCATCTTTTTCATTATTTCTCTGCAAAAGCCTTCCTATGTTCTTCTTTATTCCGGGCTGAATGCAACGGATGCATCGGCGGTCGTGGATGAGCTCCGGAAGGAACGGGTTCCCTATGAAATCGGTGCGGAAGGGGGGAGCATCCTGGTGCCGGGAGACAAGCTTTATGAGGCCCGGCTTTCCCTGGCCGGGAAAGGGTTGCCGCAGAACGGTGTCGGTTTCGAGATTTTTGACAAGGTAAATATTGGGACGACGGAGTTCGTCCAGAAAATGAATTATCAGCGTGCCATGCAGGGCGAACTGGCTCGTACGATCTCTCAGATCGACGGCGTGGAACGGAGCCGTGTTCATATCTCCATTCCTCAGGAATCGGTCTTTGTCGAAGATCAGCAGAAGACGACGGCTTCGGTTTTTCTCAAGCTCAAACCGGGATTCAGACTGGTGGACAAACAGGCCAAAGGCATCTCTTATCTTGTTGCCGGTGCGGTGGAAGGGCTAAGTGCGGAGAATGTTACGATTATGGATACCGAGGGCAGGATCTTGAGCGGCCCCCAGGATGAAGACTCCGCTCTGGGACTCTCCAGCTCGCAAGCCGAAATGCAGCGGAACCTGGAAAAGCATCTGGAGAAGAATATCCGGACCATGCTCGAAAAGGTGATCGGTCCGGGCAAAGTCGCCGCTCAGGTCAGTGCTACGCTGAATTTCAAACAGGTACACAAGACGGAAGAGATCTATGATCCGAATGTGACGGCCGTCCGGAGTGAACAGACGAGCAAGGAAAAAACAAGCGGACAAAATGCGGTGCCTTCGGGGGTCCCCGGAGTGGCGTCCAACGTTCCGGGGCAGGGCGGCGGTGCTTCATCCGGGTTGAGCAGTAAGACGTCTCAGCGGCAGAGTGATACCGTAAATTATGAAATCAACAAAGTCACCCGGCAAGTGATCGATCCGGTGGGCACGATCAAGCGTCTTACCGTGGCCGTCCTGGTGGATGGGACCTACAAAGCGGTTAAGGGCTCCAAGGAGTTGCAATACACTCCCCAGACCAAGGAGCAGATGGCCAAATATGAGACGTTGATCAAGGGTGTGGTAGGCTTTGACGCGTCTCGGGGAGATGAGATCCACATCGAGAATATTCCCTTCCAGCGCGGCAGCGATGAAGCCTGGGTCGACAAGGGGGATTCAGGAGGCATCATCAGTCCGATGATGATCATTGTTCTGCGGTATGTTCTTGTCCTGCTTTTCGGGATCCTCTTCCTCCTCTTCTTTGTGAAACCGCTTGTGAACTGGCTGACCGCACAGTCTACGGGGGGGGGCTATCCCGCGACGGTCGGGGAGTTGGAGTCGGCCTTGAATGCAAAGATGCTGCCGGGGATGAATGCCAATACGCAGGAAAATATGAAAGAA
- a CDS encoding tetratricopeptide repeat protein — translation MRLITGIFFLLVFAGVLLPFSGRPAWAASETEAGHPFVPVHEGDLRPGQDILSLAYDHYRAGRFEKAAALLEPFVEKVTDARAKEAALLLLSNCYYRRNAGDPKVNMQMTLKTDQKLLVLFPNSIVVPRTRYRMAGIYFRQKMFRQAIFQYRKILHDFPGFPDSASVMFDLGKSMVAARRVKEGLKWIENVPAQYPKDPVIIKVYAYLIRYDMNRKQYRRALKRFASLTTDQIMFHPGLRKMYPELLYQLRRYNKARNFFFKVLNVYPDDPDASLWSVRIGDIYHLENRNRDALKIYYQTRERFPGSEGAILARAGILDVRNRDQASPLSFKKVIEGYDKLLTEVPEGPLRGLVLMRKAIFLSRNHALRESLVLFHQFFSEYPESPYRKQCEEIYRKAFDDRIIDLYKQSGYPEIVELMQQHKHHLTLKRLSPGVLWKIADSHYQVAFFHTAVSMMEELVRVDAPARKNQTLLFELGESHLELGQIKQAMQVLQGLLKRFPKGPFAGDVYVLKGRQAFLTGDPGHAIAYCTTALRKGCRRRSVEAYYFLGCAYRQTGNVRHARRMFQKVLQQGSRNLSTWERQLPQGARFALGDLLYDQGKKTEAMKVYQEAVQLYPGDQNADWARYRMALIQSDRGNPEAALTTLEGIRRESNEDLLGLLIRTAIGEIRWHQKVAKVL, via the coding sequence ATGCGATTGATCACGGGGATCTTTTTCTTATTGGTTTTTGCAGGTGTCCTCCTCCCTTTCTCAGGCCGCCCTGCCTGGGCCGCCTCGGAGACGGAGGCGGGTCATCCTTTTGTTCCGGTACACGAAGGGGACCTCCGTCCAGGACAGGATATCCTTTCTCTGGCCTATGACCATTATCGTGCAGGTCGTTTTGAAAAGGCTGCAGCACTCCTCGAACCTTTCGTGGAGAAAGTGACCGATGCCCGAGCCAAAGAGGCGGCGCTGCTTCTTTTGAGCAACTGCTATTATCGAAGGAATGCCGGGGATCCGAAAGTCAATATGCAGATGACCCTGAAAACGGATCAGAAATTGCTAGTACTTTTTCCGAATTCCATTGTCGTTCCGAGAACGCGTTACCGAATGGCGGGGATTTATTTTCGACAGAAGATGTTTCGACAGGCGATTTTTCAGTATCGGAAAATCCTTCATGACTTTCCGGGCTTTCCTGATTCTGCATCCGTCATGTTTGATCTGGGGAAATCGATGGTTGCCGCCCGGAGAGTGAAAGAAGGATTGAAGTGGATCGAGAACGTGCCGGCGCAATATCCGAAGGATCCGGTCATTATAAAAGTTTATGCCTATCTGATTCGATATGACATGAATCGGAAGCAGTATCGTCGGGCACTCAAGAGGTTTGCCTCCTTGACAACCGATCAGATTATGTTTCATCCGGGACTTCGAAAGATGTACCCCGAGTTGTTATATCAGTTGAGACGCTATAATAAAGCCCGGAATTTTTTCTTCAAGGTACTGAATGTCTATCCGGATGATCCCGATGCATCGCTCTGGTCCGTCCGGATTGGGGATATCTACCATTTGGAAAACCGGAACCGGGATGCCCTGAAAATCTATTACCAGACCCGGGAACGTTTTCCCGGTAGTGAAGGAGCCATCCTGGCTCGAGCGGGGATTCTCGATGTCCGCAATCGTGATCAGGCATCTCCCTTATCGTTCAAAAAGGTTATCGAAGGATATGACAAGCTTCTTACGGAGGTGCCGGAAGGGCCTCTCCGGGGTCTGGTACTGATGCGAAAAGCGATCTTCCTGTCCCGCAACCATGCCCTGCGGGAGTCACTTGTACTATTTCATCAATTTTTCAGTGAATATCCTGAGAGTCCCTATCGAAAACAATGTGAAGAAATTTATCGCAAGGCCTTTGACGATCGGATCATCGATTTGTACAAGCAGAGCGGTTATCCGGAGATCGTCGAGCTGATGCAGCAGCATAAACATCATCTGACCTTGAAGAGGCTTTCACCCGGTGTTCTCTGGAAGATTGCGGACAGTCATTATCAGGTTGCCTTTTTTCATACCGCAGTGTCGATGATGGAAGAGCTTGTCCGCGTCGATGCGCCTGCCCGGAAGAATCAAACACTCCTCTTTGAGTTGGGGGAAAGCCATCTCGAACTGGGGCAGATCAAGCAGGCGATGCAGGTATTACAGGGACTTCTGAAAAGGTTCCCGAAGGGTCCTTTCGCCGGTGATGTCTACGTGTTAAAAGGACGGCAGGCCTTCCTTACAGGAGATCCCGGTCATGCGATCGCCTATTGTACGACTGCTCTTCGGAAGGGGTGTCGGAGACGATCCGTGGAAGCCTACTATTTTCTTGGATGTGCCTACCGCCAGACGGGGAATGTGAGGCATGCCCGGAGAATGTTTCAGAAGGTGCTGCAACAAGGGTCCCGGAATCTTTCGACATGGGAACGGCAGCTTCCGCAGGGCGCCCGTTTTGCACTGGGTGATCTTCTGTATGACCAGGGGAAAAAAACGGAAGCGATGAAGGTCTATCAGGAAGCGGTTCAGCTTTATCCCGGCGATCAGAATGCCGACTGGGCTCGATACCGAATGGCCTTGATCCAGTCCGACCGGGGAAACCCGGAGGCGGCGCTGACAACGCTCGAAGGGATCCGGCGGGAATCCAATGAAGACCTGCTGGGGCTTTTGATCCGGACGGCGATCGGAGAGATACGGTGGCATCAGAAAGTTGCCAAGGTGTTGTGA
- a CDS encoding sigma-54-dependent Fis family transcriptional regulator: MGKLKILVVDDDGQMRSGLKEALTRYGYSVDPCVCVDEALKAMAKTRYAMVITDMRMPGQSGLDLLTEVQKRFPETPVVVMTAFGTIQDAVDVMKGGAFDYLMKPFDREILGKVVARALGETTKPTRRKPSRSCGCRHKVEKEFVTRDPAMIKTLRFIREISTSDSTVLIQGESGTGKELIARMIHQNSSVASGHFVAVNCAAIPEGLLESELFGYEKGAFSGAHTRKIGKFEQADGGTLLLDEVGEMDLILQAKLLRVIQEREIDRIGGSRAIPVHVRILATTNRDLRREVEEGRFREDLFYRLNVVPLRIPPLRERPCDILPLCEYFIRRRDVGGRRGTRRLSPEAVSFLKKKNFPGNARELENLIERAMLVARGDVIGVDDLTVPDCGVRPTESIRVLPGKGGSVKDMEQELVLQTLREVHGNRTQAAVLLGISIRTLRNKLAEYRKIGITVPDYEPARHAGKRGAALRCAQG; encoded by the coding sequence ATGGGAAAATTAAAGATTCTTGTCGTGGATGATGATGGACAGATGCGATCGGGACTAAAAGAGGCGTTGACCCGCTACGGATATTCCGTGGATCCCTGCGTCTGTGTGGACGAGGCATTAAAAGCCATGGCAAAGACACGCTATGCAATGGTGATCACCGATATGCGGATGCCGGGACAATCGGGACTGGATCTGCTGACGGAAGTTCAAAAGAGATTTCCGGAAACTCCGGTGGTTGTTATGACCGCTTTCGGGACCATTCAGGATGCCGTGGATGTGATGAAGGGAGGTGCCTTCGATTATCTGATGAAACCCTTTGACCGGGAAATCTTGGGAAAAGTGGTTGCCCGGGCACTGGGAGAGACGACGAAGCCGACGCGTAGAAAGCCTTCTCGTTCTTGTGGGTGTCGGCATAAGGTGGAGAAGGAATTCGTGACACGGGACCCTGCGATGATCAAGACCTTGCGGTTCATCCGTGAGATCTCAACCAGTGATTCCACGGTCCTGATCCAGGGAGAGAGCGGGACAGGCAAGGAGTTGATTGCCCGTATGATCCATCAAAACAGCTCCGTTGCTTCCGGTCATTTTGTGGCGGTTAATTGTGCGGCCATTCCGGAGGGGCTGCTGGAAAGCGAACTCTTCGGTTACGAAAAAGGGGCCTTCAGCGGCGCGCATACGCGGAAAATCGGAAAATTCGAGCAGGCCGACGGCGGGACCCTGCTCCTTGATGAAGTGGGTGAGATGGACCTGATCCTGCAGGCGAAACTTCTCCGGGTTATCCAGGAAAGGGAGATCGACCGTATTGGAGGGAGCCGGGCAATTCCGGTTCATGTACGGATTCTGGCGACCACCAATCGGGACCTGCGCCGGGAAGTGGAGGAAGGACGTTTTCGTGAGGACCTCTTCTATCGTCTCAATGTGGTCCCGTTGCGGATTCCCCCGCTTCGGGAACGTCCCTGCGATATCCTCCCCCTCTGTGAATATTTCATCCGGCGCCGCGATGTCGGTGGACGCCGGGGGACGCGACGACTTTCCCCCGAGGCGGTGTCCTTCCTGAAGAAAAAGAACTTCCCCGGGAATGCTCGTGAACTGGAAAATCTGATTGAGCGGGCGATGCTGGTTGCCCGGGGGGATGTGATCGGTGTGGATGATCTGACGGTACCGGACTGCGGTGTCCGTCCGACGGAATCGATCCGAGTCTTGCCGGGCAAAGGGGGATCGGTAAAAGACATGGAGCAGGAGCTGGTTCTGCAGACCCTGCGGGAGGTTCATGGAAACCGGACGCAGGCCGCAGTCCTGCTTGGCATTAGTATCCGTACTTTGCGGAATAAGCTGGCGGAGTATCGCAAGATCGGGATTACGGTGCCCGACTATGAACCGGCGCGGCATGCAGGGAAGAGGGGGGCGGCCCTTCGATGTGCACAAGGGTAG
- the flgB gene encoding flagellar basal body rod protein FlgB — MADLFGNEFQVLARSLDFCAERNNLITANLANADTPGYKAVRIDFEKTLQGMLKKQGGEELRRTDPKHFSMDPAATVAGPKITIREDSLKQDGNSVNMDEEVARMSMNQIRYNAGVEVLNNLFKNLEYAIQEGGQ, encoded by the coding sequence ATGGCGGATCTTTTTGGAAACGAATTTCAGGTACTGGCCCGCTCCCTCGACTTCTGCGCAGAGCGCAATAACCTGATTACGGCAAATTTAGCCAATGCCGATACTCCCGGTTACAAGGCGGTGCGGATTGATTTTGAGAAAACACTACAGGGAATGCTCAAGAAACAGGGAGGAGAAGAGCTCCGGAGGACCGATCCGAAACATTTTTCCATGGACCCGGCAGCAACGGTGGCGGGACCGAAGATTACCATCCGGGAGGACTCCCTCAAACAGGATGGCAATTCCGTTAATATGGACGAAGAAGTTGCAAGGATGTCCATGAATCAAATCCGGTACAACGCCGGTGTGGAGGTACTGAATAACCTTTTCAAGAACCTTGAGTATGCGATTCAGGAGGGAGGACAGTAG
- a CDS encoding sigma-54-dependent Fis family transcriptional regulator, whose product MSKEKILVVDDEPGAVEVLVGMLEQEGYQVVSAQNGEEAFGILRESDFDLVLTDLNMPKLDGIELLQKIREVNSGLLCIVLTGCGTVDNAVAAMKAGAYDYITKPFKIDELSLSVKRALAFHTMKRQNRNLRRLVGKEYKFKNFVGDSDEMQKVFSLVEKVADTDSTVLIQGDSGTGKELVARAVHFNSHRSDGPFIPINCAAIPRDLLESELFGHVKGAFTGATLSRPGRFELADGGTLFLDEIGEMPPELQVKLLRILQDQQFERVGGTRTLHVNARIIAATNKHLEEEVEKGRFREDLFYRLNVIPIRIPPLRQRVSDIPLLVHFFLERFNKIRKRNLHGFSKDAMRCLTSYPWPGNVRELENLVERMVILAEGEIIRLEDLPEKFHSPVKPPTSLNAFALPVQGISLNDAVEEFENELILKAMNHVGGVKSKAAKLLHLNRTTLVEKIKKKKLNGWESAETA is encoded by the coding sequence ATGAGCAAGGAAAAGATTCTGGTAGTGGATGATGAGCCGGGTGCGGTGGAAGTCCTGGTCGGAATGCTGGAGCAGGAAGGTTACCAGGTTGTGTCGGCACAAAACGGCGAAGAGGCCTTCGGGATTCTTCGTGAATCGGATTTTGATCTGGTCCTGACCGACCTGAACATGCCCAAACTGGACGGGATCGAACTGCTGCAGAAGATCCGGGAAGTCAATTCCGGGCTGCTCTGTATTGTCCTGACCGGTTGCGGGACCGTAGACAATGCCGTGGCGGCCATGAAGGCAGGCGCCTATGATTATATTACCAAACCGTTCAAGATTGATGAGCTCTCTCTTTCCGTGAAACGTGCTCTGGCGTTTCATACGATGAAACGCCAGAATCGGAACCTGAGACGGTTGGTCGGGAAAGAATACAAGTTCAAGAATTTTGTCGGGGATAGCGATGAAATGCAGAAGGTCTTCAGCCTCGTCGAGAAGGTCGCGGATACCGATTCCACGGTCCTGATCCAGGGCGACAGCGGTACCGGCAAGGAACTCGTGGCCCGTGCGGTTCATTTTAACAGCCACCGTTCCGACGGTCCTTTCATCCCGATCAACTGCGCGGCGATTCCCCGCGATCTGTTGGAAAGTGAACTCTTCGGCCATGTCAAAGGGGCCTTTACCGGGGCGACCCTTTCCCGGCCCGGTCGTTTTGAGCTGGCCGACGGGGGGACGCTCTTCCTCGATGAAATCGGTGAAATGCCTCCGGAACTTCAGGTGAAACTCCTGCGAATTCTTCAGGATCAGCAGTTTGAGCGGGTCGGTGGCACCCGGACCCTCCATGTCAATGCTCGCATCATTGCAGCCACCAACAAACACCTTGAAGAAGAAGTTGAAAAAGGAAGATTTCGGGAGGACCTCTTTTACCGGTTGAATGTGATCCCGATCCGGATTCCTCCTCTCCGGCAGCGGGTCTCGGATATTCCCCTCCTGGTTCATTTTTTCCTGGAACGATTCAACAAAATACGAAAAAGGAATCTCCATGGTTTTTCCAAAGATGCCATGCGGTGTCTGACGAGCTATCCCTGGCCCGGCAATGTCCGGGAACTGGAGAACCTTGTAGAGAGAATGGTCATTCTGGCCGAAGGAGAGATCATCCGGTTGGAGGATCTCCCCGAGAAGTTCCATTCTCCCGTCAAGCCGCCGACTTCCCTGAATGCTTTTGCGCTGCCTGTCCAGGGCATTTCCCTGAATGATGCCGTAGAGGAATTTGAAAACGAGTTGATCCTCAAGGCGATGAATCATGTGGGGGGGGTCAAGAGCAAGGCCGCTAAACTCCTCCACCTCAACCGGACGACCCTTGTGGAAAAAATAAAGAAGAAAAAACTGAACGGTTGGGAGAGTGCCGAAACTGCCTGA